The genomic DNA TTTACACCGTAATTTGGTACGATATGTTGTAACAACCATTCTTGTGAAAGAGCTGAGGAAGAAGAGGAATAAAAAGAACCATTTAAAACTGGATGGCATATTCTATCTATAAAAACTTAATTTATGTCTTTATTAAAACTTCATTTAGTTGTCTTGTATTTGTCAGTATAATGAAAAGTTCATGATTTCCCATTACTAAAACAAGGTTACCTAGACAAATAATTGATATTTTAAATTTCCCATTAGTGTTTTAAATTTGCAATCTATAATATTTCATAGAAACTTCTTttagaatatgatgaattataaaataataattttaaaaaatttgagATACTTGATATAATTTATTATCAAGTTCACTTGCAATTGCAACTAGATTTCCTTGTCTTGACTAAAATGCTACCACTCCGAATGATAAAGAAAATGTTATACAGTAAGGATCTTTCAGACTTGCATCTTTAGCAACTACAAAGTTCACAGTGTCTAATATTTTTGTAAGCATTACTCTCAAAAATCAATCTGGATCATTTTCTGCATGAATGATGAAAGAAATAGATAAAAGAAGGAAAAAGAACATGAGATGAAATTAACATTTTTAAATTTTGACACCAAAATTGTTGACATACATTGTCATACCAGTGCAGCACAAATATGAAAACGGAAACATGTAGAGAATCCCTATAGAGACGCTAACTACATAATAAAACAATCTCCAGAATTGTAGCACCTACAACATATTATTACTAGTTTGCAAATTTGATTTTCTAGACGGAGGCGACGATGATCAAGGTGTTGCCCATCTGAAATACAATCAAGAAGATAACAGCATTATTCCATTGTTGCTGTAATATAAAGCAAATCAGTGTTAAAAATATTCAATACATTCTATAGTAGCTAGTAATTAACTGTGCATGCATGCAGGTTTCTCTAAATTAACTAGTATTGCCGTATTGGTATTCTCCGAATCCGTTATACATATCTAGATGCATACAACATCTGAAATATAATCAAGAAGATAACAGCATTAAATTCCATTGTTGCTGTAATATAAAGCAAATCAGTGTTAAAAATATTCGCTACATTGTTTAGTAGCAAGTAATTAACTGCGCATGCATGCAGGTTTCTCTAAATTAACTAGTATTGGTATACTTCGAATCCGTTTTACATATCTAGATGCATCCTATAGATAATGAAGATATCATTATCTAAAAAGTCTACCGAAGTTTAGGTGTCTTCAACCATTACTATGAATGTTGTTAAGTAAATAATTTAATATTGGTTTATCCCTATGTTTCAAGTATTTTTGTATGGAACTGGATTTTTATTTAATGTGTTTTAATGTTTTACTGTACAAATCAGGAATTACTCGATTGGAGCTTAAATTGGAATATTTGGAGTTCATTGAATGAAAATTGGGATTTTTGGACAGATTTAGCAGTATTCACTGTTTGGGCTTTATTTGGAGTTCTAGAAGTCTGTTTCCGGCCACTAACTCGGAAGAAGgcctttattttatcattatATGCCCTCAATTGCCAATAAAAGCCCAGTAACAGCAGGCTACGAAATTTCCTAATAGAAATATGTTCTTTTTAGGATAATTTCTTTTATTACTATATACTTATCAAAACCATTTTATATATTTTATCCGTTATTTTGAGGGTGAGACGTTGAGAAGTTGGAGAGAACCCTAGATTAATATTCGCGTTCCTGGAGAGAAAAAGAGACAGAGGAGGCTGCGCTCAAATGGGAAAAGGAAATAGAAGATTGCAACTACACAATACAGGATATCATATCTTACCTAAATATTGATACTTTTGTTTATGTATAGTCGAATGTTATAAAACAAAGCAAAGATATTCAGCttatcatgatagataactttaTTTATATACAGTGATGTAAGAGTATTCAATACTTACTGCTCAACTCCCTACGGATCTGTAAACCAAAACAACCCACCCGAATCACCGAGGACTTCCCTGCGGATAATTTGAAAAGAACACAAAAATGTTAGGGAGCACAGAGATAGAAAATAGTGACTTTAAACATAGTTTATCATAAAGAAAAACACGACTAAGCAAGATAACAGCATACTAGAGCTATATTGTTTATGGGATTAATAATTCCGAGACTACTGTCCCATTTGCTTTAGGTTCAtgctatttaaatatttatttcttcTACAACTCTGTTTACCTTTTAGACTTTAGTTCATTACCAGGGTATAATAATACACAGGGAGACTTTGCCCCAATAGTCTTACATATGCAGTCACATAGTTTTAACCATGGGAAGCCCAATATTAAGATTTTACTTCAGTACAAAATGGATATAGAAAGATACATTTTAATTACTGTTATACTAGGATAATAGTCCTCTAAAAGCtattgatttttttaataaaccAATCGCTATGACCAAATTAGATTCTGCAAATTGAATGTTACAATTTATGGAAAATGCAGAAAATAATTTAAACCTGATGCCACAGCCGAATTGATTTTCTTGTACCAAGGTGCTTCCCACATTTCAAACGCATCCCGCAAATTTTCCTGCCTAGCTTTTTTCTCTTGTGACTACCATCAGGTATAGTATTCATTGGCTTTTCACTTGACTGTCTGCCAGtatgaaaaaaaaatgaaacattTAGACTGTGCAGAAGACATCAAAATTATCACCCAACTAGTTGTTTAAGAAAAAGTTTTACTCTGAAGCTTTTGTCTCAAGAATGGTGATCCTTGTCTCCTGAATCAGTAGATTAAGAATAGATAAAGCGAAACAGAGTTAACAACTATCAAGGAAAGAAAAACATATATAAATTGCAGCAACTCAAGGTCACGAGCTTAATATCACAGTGTACTATCAAGAAGAGACCAGTTGCTTTATTCACACACGCAAAAGAAAGTACCAGTAGAGAGAAAATTTGAAAAAGCATAGAATTTTAGGACCATGAAGTTTCTAATGCAGAGAGCATATCACCCAATTACACATATACCATGTACTAAAAGTTTAATCATTCCCTTGTTGGCTATTTATTTATCTATCAACTAATGCAATATAGTATCAGTAGCAAAGATTGAATAGGTCCAATGCTTAAATTCAAAAGTCAATGTGCAACTCCCAACAAACTAGTATGCCAAGGTGCCATTTAAAATAACGTACATCCTAAACCCCTAGTGTTTTACAAGAAAAGGCTTGTTCTCACTGGAAAATTAGACAGAACTCCGATTAACAAATAGTGTGCGGGAAGtcatttaagaattttaaattcgCATGGTATGAACCATTACTATAAATTAAGTACCAGATATTCTTGATGCGAAGATATGTTGTCTCCAGAAGTTTGAGTATTAACATCACTGGAGTTTTCTATATGACCATCCCTTGTCCTTACATCAATGCATGAGTTTGTCTGAGTGACATCCGACGACCCATTATCTCTTTCTGGTATGTAAGACCGCAGAGGACAAGTTTCTCCACTAACTAACTGTGAACCAGCATTGTTCTGTAGATGGCCGGGGTTAAATGGATTAGAAGTAGAAACaagtgaacttatcattttctTACTTCTCAATGATTCAATCTCATGGCGAAAACATTCAAATTTATTATTCTGTAAGGTCTGACTACTagaagaaaatatttttttagtcCAGTCTGACGGGCTTGAATTCAAATCAACAACTAGATTAATTCCTTTTCCTGAACTGACATAATACTGAAATGAGGGAAGTGATTTTGAAGAATTCAGAGGTGAACCAATGGCCTTATTCAGCAGGCATCCATCAGCTTGTACAAATTCACTGTGCAACGAGGGTTCACTTGTCAACTCAACTTCAATTGGTAGAGACATGGTACCCCCGTCGAAGCCCTTTTTCTGGGGCTTGACTCCAAGATTAATCTCATCTTCATTAGACTTTACAGTTTGATTCTGAGCTGAGGGTGCCTTTGTCAAATCAACTTCACTTGTTAAGGATAAATTTTTCCTAGGGCGGCCCCTTTTCCGGGACTCTGCTCCAGGTTCACTTGTCAGCTCAACTTCAATTGGTAGAGACATGGTGCCCCCGTCGAAGCCCTTTTTCTGGGGCTCGACTCCAAGATTAATCTCATCTTCATTAGACTTTGCAGTTTGATTCTGAGCTGAGGGTGCCTTTGTCAAATCAACTTCACTTGTTAAGGATAAGTTTTTCCTAGGGCGGCCCCTTTTCCGGGACTCTGCTCCAGGTTCACTTGTCAGCTCAACTTCAGTTGGTAGAGACATAGGGCTCCCATCGAAGCCCTTTTTCTGGGGCTTGACTCCAAGATTGATCTCATCTTTATTAGATTTTACAGTTTGATTCTGAGCTGCGAGTGCTTTTGTCAAATCAACTTCACTTGTTAAGGATAATTTTTTCCTAGGGCGGCCCCTTTTCCGGGACTCTGCTCCAAGTTCACTTGTCAGCTCAACTTCAATTGGTAGAGACATAGTGCCCCCGTCGAAGCCCTTTTTCTGGGTCTCGACTCCAAGATTAATCCCATCTTTATTAGACTTTACAGTTTGATTCTGAGCTGAGGGTGCATTTTTCAAACCAACTTCACTTGTTAAAGATAAATATTTCCTAGGGCGGCCCCTTTTCCGGGATTCTGCTCCAAGTCTAACCTCCTTTCTACTACATTTTTGCAAGTCTCGCTGTCTTTTAGTGCCCGACAAGTGGGTCAAATTTTGCCTGTCAATCGATTCCATGTGTCCATTAGAGTTTGCAGAAACATTCTGAATTTGGGGCTTATTAAATACCTTGACCACAGATGAGGTGCTCAAGTGAGAGCTGTTTTCCTGGGGCATAGTTCTCCCTTCCTCACTACATTCAATATTTCTATCCAAGTTAGTCTCTCTGCTCCTGCAAGACAATTGTAATGACTTCTGCATTGTTTTCAAATCCGTCCCTTTATCACAATCTGAACTCTTGTTCTGAACTTGAAGTACAGTGGTCAATTCCACATCAGTATCAAAAGAAAATTCGGAGGGCACATTTTTTTTCTGCAAGTCCATCTCCCCATTCTTGCCTGAGAACCGGACGGACTTGCGTATGGACTGCGAGTTCATAATTCTACCATAACTAACATCTGTGTTTGAAAAATGGGGCATACTGGCTGGCACGGCCTTAGTTTTTAAAGAGAGATTGCTCTTGAAAGTGCTATTTATATGAGACTCACGTGTACAAATTCCTTTGCTACTAGAATTAACGAAACTTTGCAGGCCCATGCCCCTCTTTCCCTCGTCATTTGAACTTTCTTCGTGAACCTTAGCCATGTTGACCAAATTTACCTCAGCTGGAGACATGAACTTCTCCTGATCCACATCTTTTATTCGAGACTTCTTTTTACAGTTAGTTATTTTTTCAGGACTTCTAAAGAGAAGTTGCATGTCTCTCTCTCTAGCTTCTTCAGAAAATCGAGAAGACTTGCGTACATTTCGCAAGTTCGTCTCCTGTTCTTGTTCTACACTTATATTCTGATAATCTATTCGAGGAGACTTGGCCAATGTAACCTCTTTTTTATCCAGGCCTTCTAATTGGGAGTTTGATCTACATTTAACCCCTTCTTCATTAGATTC from Apium graveolens cultivar Ventura chromosome 5, ASM990537v1, whole genome shotgun sequence includes the following:
- the LOC141659553 gene encoding uncharacterized protein LOC141659553 isoform X2 codes for the protein MHKDIDFNLQNLRKSPRLSVQNREDKYVFESNEEGVKCRSNSQLEGLDKKEVTLAKSPRIDYQNISVEQEQETNLRNVRKSSRFSEEARERDMQLLFRSPEKITNCKKKSRIKDVDQEKFMSPAEVNLVNMAKVHEESSNDEGKRGMGLQSFVNSSSKGICTRESHINSTFKSNLSLKTKAVPASMPHFSNTDVSYGRIMNSQSIRKSVRFSGKNGEMDLQKKNVPSEFSFDTDVELTTVLQVQNKSSDCDKGTDLKTMQKSLQLSCRSRETNLDRNIECSEEGRTMPQENSSHLSTSSVVKVFNKPQIQNVSANSNGHMESIDRQNLTHLSGTKRQRDLQKCSRKEVRLGAESRKRGRPRKYLSLTSEVGLKNAPSAQNQTVKSNKDGINLGVETQKKGFDGGTMSLPIEVELTSELGAESRKRGRPRKKLSLTSEVDLTKALAAQNQTVKSNKDEINLGVKPQKKGFDGSPMSLPTEVELTSEPGAESRKRGRPRKNLSLTSEVDLTKAPSAQNQTAKSNEDEINLGVEPQKKGFDGGTMSLPIEVELTSEPGAESRKRGRPRKNLSLTSEVDLTKAPSAQNQTVKSNEDEINLGVKPQKKGFDGGTMSLPIEVELTSEPSLHSEFVQADGCLLNKAIGSPLNSSKSLPSFQYYVSSGKGINLVVDLNSSPSDWTKKIFSSSSQTLQNNKFECFRHEIESLRSKKMISSLVSTSNPFNPGHLQNNAGSQLVSGETCPLRSYIPERDNGSSDVTQTNSCIDVRTRDGHIENSSDVNTQTSGDNISSHQEYLETRITILETKASEQSSEKPMNTIPDGSHKRKKLGRKICGMRLKCGKHLGTRKSIRLWHQGSPR
- the LOC141659553 gene encoding uncharacterized protein LOC141659553 isoform X1 → MMRSPSNESLPALQRPQYETRSRFGKIAGNGLGPSFYDHKITSCPQEVNVEEIHSHSVKTKDLGSCLAPNSTNMPGVQNSDNLQNTQKSASFMHKDIDFNLQNLRKSPRLSVQNREDKYVFESNEEGVKCRSNSQLEGLDKKEVTLAKSPRIDYQNISVEQEQETNLRNVRKSSRFSEEARERDMQLLFRSPEKITNCKKKSRIKDVDQEKFMSPAEVNLVNMAKVHEESSNDEGKRGMGLQSFVNSSSKGICTRESHINSTFKSNLSLKTKAVPASMPHFSNTDVSYGRIMNSQSIRKSVRFSGKNGEMDLQKKNVPSEFSFDTDVELTTVLQVQNKSSDCDKGTDLKTMQKSLQLSCRSRETNLDRNIECSEEGRTMPQENSSHLSTSSVVKVFNKPQIQNVSANSNGHMESIDRQNLTHLSGTKRQRDLQKCSRKEVRLGAESRKRGRPRKYLSLTSEVGLKNAPSAQNQTVKSNKDGINLGVETQKKGFDGGTMSLPIEVELTSELGAESRKRGRPRKKLSLTSEVDLTKALAAQNQTVKSNKDEINLGVKPQKKGFDGSPMSLPTEVELTSEPGAESRKRGRPRKNLSLTSEVDLTKAPSAQNQTAKSNEDEINLGVEPQKKGFDGGTMSLPIEVELTSEPGAESRKRGRPRKNLSLTSEVDLTKAPSAQNQTVKSNEDEINLGVKPQKKGFDGGTMSLPIEVELTSEPSLHSEFVQADGCLLNKAIGSPLNSSKSLPSFQYYVSSGKGINLVVDLNSSPSDWTKKIFSSSSQTLQNNKFECFRHEIESLRSKKMISSLVSTSNPFNPGHLQNNAGSQLVSGETCPLRSYIPERDNGSSDVTQTNSCIDVRTRDGHIENSSDVNTQTSGDNISSHQEYLETRITILETKASEQSSEKPMNTIPDGSHKRKKLGRKICGMRLKCGKHLGTRKSIRLWHQGSPR